DNA sequence from the Sandaracinaceae bacterium genome:
AACGACACGGTGTGCGCCCCGCGCGCGCGCAGGGTCTCGATCAGCTGCGGCAGCCCACCGTCATGCGCGGCGCCCACCACCTCGGCCGCGGTCTGGGTGCGCAGCGGGGCCACGCCTTCCTCGGGCCCGTACACCAGGGGCCGCGTGTGTCCGTCGTGGAACACCGGGTGATCGAGGGGCAGGTCGGCGCCGCGCGTCATGATCACCAGCCAGGGCGGGGCGGTGTGGCCCAGCTGCTGCCGGAAGGTCGCGAGGGCCGGGCAGGGCGCTCCTGGGGCGCCGGGCGCGTAGGACAGGCCCGGCTCGTCACGCAGGAGCTTGCCCGTGATGACGATGGCCTCGGCCCGCACCCGCACGAGGTTGAGCGCGAAGGTGTCCGCCAGGCACTTGGGGGTGTGCTCGTCGATGCGCAGCGTGCGCCCCGTGTTGCCGTCCACCGCGGTGACGTGCAGCACGCCCGGCCGCCCGCCGTAGCCTGCCCCGAACAGGCTCGCGGCGCGCGCGGCGATGCCCGCCGTGTCGTGTACGTGGGCGAGGTCGAAGAACGCGTCGTCCAGCGCTCCTGCCCGCTCGGCCTGGTCGCGCCCTCTTTCGTCGCCCGCGCTCACGGGTTCGGCTCCTGCTCCACCACGTCGCGCAGCGTGTCGCCCACGCGCAGCGTGCCCGGACCGTCGGGGATGATGTTCATGCCCAAGTAGACCTTGCCGTCCGCGCCGCGGCGGTACTGGGCCAGCGTGCGCAGGGGCTCCGGTCCGCGTGCGCCCGTGTCCGGGTCGAGCGTGGTCAGCACGCAGCGGTCGCAGCGCTTGGGCCCGCGGAAGCGCACGTCGCCCAGCGTGAAGTGCGCCAGGCGGTCTTCCACGTAGGGCGCAGCCTCGATGGTCACGTTCGGGCGGAAGCGACGCATGTCCAGCGGCACCCCGGCGCGCGCGGCGAGGTCATGCACCGACGCGTCTCCCATCAGCAGCAGCGGGTAGGCGTCGGCGTAGCCCACGCGGTCGTCCGCCTGCCCGAAGCGTGGGTTCACCGTGCGCTCTCCACCATCGGGCAGCACCACCAGCTGTGCGTCGGACAGGCCCAGCACCTCGCGGAACAGCTGCGTACCCTCCGCGTGCACCAGGCCCTCGCAGGTGTCGTTCCACACGGTGACGGTCGCGCGCGTGGCGCTCTGGTCCAGCGCGAACGGCACCCACACGCGCCCTTCGGGGGCTTCGGCCCACACTCCGTCGCCTTCCAGACGTGTGCTCACGCGCCCCAGCCTCGCGTGCGTGCGCTGCGAGAGGAACCGCCCCGCGCCGTCCACCACCATGATGCGCCGGTCGTGCTGCAACCCCGCGCGCGTGACCTCGGCCTGCTCGAGGCGCACACCGCCGCACGACTTGATGGGGTACACGAACAGTCCAGTGACGCGCATGGCCCTGGACTACCCTCGCTGGTGCGGCACGTCGAGATCCAACACGGGCCCTAGCGGCACGATGCCCGTGGGGTTGATGGTCTCGTGGCTCTGGTAGTAGTGCCCCTTGATGTGGTCCATGTGCACGGTCTCGCGCACGCCGGGCAGCTGGTACAGCTCGCGCGTGAACTCGCGCAGGTTGGGGTAGTCCACGATGCGCCGCAGGTTGCACTTGAAGTGCCCCACGTAGAC
Encoded proteins:
- a CDS encoding MOSC domain-containing protein; the protein is MRVTGLFVYPIKSCGGVRLEQAEVTRAGLQHDRRIMVVDGAGRFLSQRTHARLGRVSTRLEGDGVWAEAPEGRVWVPFALDQSATRATVTVWNDTCEGLVHAEGTQLFREVLGLSDAQLVVLPDGGERTVNPRFGQADDRVGYADAYPLLLMGDASVHDLAARAGVPLDMRRFRPNVTIEAAPYVEDRLAHFTLGDVRFRGPKRCDRCVLTTLDPDTGARGPEPLRTLAQYRRGADGKVYLGMNIIPDGPGTLRVGDTLRDVVEQEPNP